CTTCTTATCTCAGGCTTTACTTCAATACTTTCTTTGGCCTCGATTTTTTTCTCTTTTAAATCTGACTTTTCTTTTTCAGGTGACGGCTGAACCCTTCGCCTTATAATCCCAGCGGAGATCCTTTTTTCTATTATCACTTCACTTGTTGGCGAAGCCTTTTGTTGCTTTTCCTCTTGTTCCTGCCCTTCCTTTTCTTTAATCTTTGCATTAATCTTTTTAGCCTTTATCTTATTAAGCAGGTCCTCATCGGTTAAGCTGGCTGTTAATTTTATCTTTGCCATAATAATATTTAATAATCTCCTTCTGTAAATTAGCCCTCAGGCTTAAACACTAAATCTTTTAATCCTTTATTATCGCTTTCTGCAGAATCATGGCTCGACTTAATGCCACCACGAGAAAAAGCCTTTGCATTCTCTACTATGCGTCGACAATCTTCTATAGATATACTCGTTATCTTATTCAATTCCTCTACTGAAAGCTTTGCTATATCCCTTGTATCCCTTAGATATTCATCATATAATATTCTTGCCAATATCTCACTTATCTTTAGATTTTCTATAAGCTCTTCTATAACCTTTTTCGATGACTTCTCCACCTCTGATTCACTGCTTATATCTATCCGCCACCCTGTCAGCTTTGATGCAAGCCTTACATTCTGACCTTTTTTCCCTATAGCAAGAGACAACTGGTCATCGTTTACAATAATCTCCATAGAACGGACATCTTCATTGATGTATACCTTTGAAACCCTTGCAGGTGCCAGTGCATTGCATACGAATTTTGTAGGGTCTTTACTATATGGGATTATATCAATCTTTTCACCTCTTAATTCTTGGACAACGGCCTGAACCCTTGAACCTTTAACGCCAACACATGCTCCGATGGGATCAACGTCACTGTCTTCACTATAGACAGAAATCTTTGCCCTCTCTCCTGGCTCCCTAACAGCATTGAGAATCTTTATCAAACCCTCCTGTATCTCTGGAACCTCAATTTCAAAAAGCTTTATAAGAAAACCAGGATGACTCCTTGATAAGGTTATTGTGCAACCTTTTTTCTGATTTTTTTCCACATCAACGATATAGGCTTTTATTCTCTCCCTCTGCCTGAATACCTCATTAGGTATGGTTTCTTTAAACGGCAAAATAGCCTCTGTTTTTCCAAGATTTACTATATAAAAACTTTTTTCTATCCTCTGTATAATACCTGTTATGACCTCTCCTTTTTTATTTTTAAACTCGTCATAGATCACATCGCTTTCTGCATTCCTAACCTTTTCCATTATAATCTGTTTTGCAGTCTGTGCTGCTATCCTTCCGAGTTTTTTTGTATCAAGTTTTATCCCTATTTTATCGCCTGGTAGACTATCTGGGTCTTGTTGCCTTGCTTCCTCAAGGCTTATCTCTATCTCAGGGTCATTTACCTCTTCCACCACAGTCTTAAATTGGAAGACCTCTATCTCTTCCATTTCTTCATTATATTTAGCCTCAAGATCAAGATTAGCCCCAAATTTCTTCTTAGATGCAGCAAGAACAGCCTCTTCAAGAGCAAATATGATTGTGCTTTTAGGTATCCCTTTTTCTTTCTCTACCTGCTCTATCACAAAGTTTAAATTTAAATATGCCATTTTACCCCTACCTGTTCTATTATAGGTCAAATTCTAAGTTTGCTTTTTTTATAGCACATATCGGTATGTTAAATACATCTATTTTTCCTTTAATTTCAATCTCACCTTCTTTTACGTCAACAATCTCACCTTTGAATTCATTCCTATTATAAATCTTTTCAGATGTTATTATCTTACATTTTTTGCCCTTTGCCTTTATGAAGTCCTGTCTTGTCTTTAAAGGCCTTGTAAGCCCAGGAGATGAAATCTCCAGGACATAAGGATGAGATATAAAATCTTCCACATCGAGTATTGAGCTTAACTCTTTACTGATATTTTCACAATCTGATAGAACAACTCCACCCTCCTTATCTATAAAGACGCGGAGAAGCCACCTTTTACCAGATGATTTGAATTCCACATCAACTAATTCAAGGCCGTATTCTTCTAAAAGCGGTAAAAGACATTTTTTTACTTTTTCTATAATTATCTCCATAGCCTCGTTTATCATTTATAACTGCCCTTAAACTAAAAAAGCGGGTTCAACCCACTTTGACCTTTTTAATTTAGCATAA
This is a stretch of genomic DNA from Syntrophorhabdaceae bacterium. It encodes these proteins:
- the nusA gene encoding transcription termination factor NusA encodes the protein MAYLNLNFVIEQVEKEKGIPKSTIIFALEEAVLAASKKKFGANLDLEAKYNEEMEEIEVFQFKTVVEEVNDPEIEISLEEARQQDPDSLPGDKIGIKLDTKKLGRIAAQTAKQIIMEKVRNAESDVIYDEFKNKKGEVITGIIQRIEKSFYIVNLGKTEAILPFKETIPNEVFRQRERIKAYIVDVEKNQKKGCTITLSRSHPGFLIKLFEIEVPEIQEGLIKILNAVREPGERAKISVYSEDSDVDPIGACVGVKGSRVQAVVQELRGEKIDIIPYSKDPTKFVCNALAPARVSKVYINEDVRSMEIIVNDDQLSLAIGKKGQNVRLASKLTGWRIDISSESEVEKSSKKVIEELIENLKISEILARILYDEYLRDTRDIAKLSVEELNKITSISIEDCRRIVENAKAFSRGGIKSSHDSAESDNKGLKDLVFKPEG
- the rimP gene encoding ribosome maturation factor RimP, which translates into the protein MINEAMEIIIEKVKKCLLPLLEEYGLELVDVEFKSSGKRWLLRVFIDKEGGVVLSDCENISKELSSILDVEDFISHPYVLEISSPGLTRPLKTRQDFIKAKGKKCKIITSEKIYNRNEFKGEIVDVKEGEIEIKGKIDVFNIPICAIKKANLEFDL